The genomic DNA ATGCCGATGATATCGATATCCAAGCAGATCCCTTGTCTATAGTTTCGGTTTAGCGTATAATAGCATTTGTTCTCATCCGGGCACTACGAACCCGATTGCGCAGAACGCCGCGGTCAGGACGTACATCACCACAGTCGCCTGCTGCTCCGTCACCCGGGCATAATACGGCAGCACCCACTTGAGCGTGAGGGGGTTGGGCACCTCGATCGTACCGTCCTCACGCTCCCGCCCGAACTTCGCGATCGGGTACTTATCGGTCCGGAGGCGCCAGTATACATAAAGCAGGAAGTTGATCGTGTGCGGAATGAGCATGATAAAACCGCTCACGATAAAGCCCTCGATCACGATCACCGCCCCAATCGCAGCACCCACGGTCAGTGCCCCGACATTGCCCCAGAAGATCCGCGCGGGATATTTCTCAAACCACCAGTAACCAGCTACCGCCCCTGTCAGGGAGACGATGAAGAGGATATTGAATATATCGCCGAAGAGCAGGCTTTTTACCACAAGGGTCACGAGCACGATGAGCGACAGCCCAGGTGCGAGCCCGTTAAAGCCCGAGTGCATGTTCACGAGATTGGCGACCACCGGGATATAGGTGGGGACGATAACCTGCAGATAAATAACATCGAAGTCGACAACACCAATGAGAGGAAGATTCACCGTCGTGATGCCGATGAAGGGGATGAGCGTGTACGAGCAGTAGTACAGCAGGATCAGCTTTGCCGGCCTGCCGATATTGATAATGTCGTCCAGTATCCCGAACAGTGCAAAGAGGGAAACCACCATGATGATCGCGTAGTTGACGGGGGAGATGTAGCGGCTGTAGAAGAGCGAAGTGATGGAGAGGGAAAACATCGCAACCAGGAGAATCATCAGGCCACCGTTGACCGGCACCTTCGGAAGGGCGCGTTTGTACATATCCCTCGCAACGTACCCCTTCTCCCGCGACTTTTTTATCATATATGGCATGATGAGGATGATAAGTGAGAAGGGAATGATG from Methanoculleus sp. SDB includes the following:
- a CDS encoding UDP-N-acetylglucosamine-1-phosphate transferase yields the protein MVTIDAFVNSLNFMFLVFFIIPFSLIILIMPYMIKKSREKGYVARDMYKRALPKVPVNGGLMILLVAMFSLSITSLFYSRYISPVNYAIIMVVSLFALFGILDDIINIGRPAKLILLYYCSYTLIPFIGITTVNLPLIGVVDFDVIYLQVIVPTYIPVVANLVNMHSGFNGLAPGLSLIVLVTLVVKSLLFGDIFNILFIVSLTGAVAGYWWFEKYPARIFWGNVGALTVGAAIGAVIVIEGFIVSGFIMLIPHTINFLLYVYWRLRTDKYPIAKFGREREDGTIEVPNPLTLKWVLPYYARVTEQQATVVMYVLTAAFCAIGFVVPG